CACTGCCAGGAGGGGCCCTGCCACCCCATTGGCTTCCACATCTTCCGGgtaagaccctggggtgggggtgggggccggaGCAGCCCGGGCAGGGTCCTGGAGGGTGCCCACCGCAGGGCCAGGAGGGACACAGGTCCCGGGACGCCACGGGTCACAGGTCAGCGTGGCCTTTCCCCATCCGCCCGTCACAGATGAGAGCGGCTGTCTCCCGGGTCAGGGACTGTCTGGGGCTGCACCCCGACAGAGGTCGGGTGGGCAGCAGGAGGGGTCAGGGTAATCGACACATGGGTGGGAGTGAGGCTCTCTTCCCTCCAGCCATCTAGAAGGGAGCACCCTGGCCCCCAAGAGGAGAGGAGCATAGAGGCCATGGGTCAGAGGTCATCAGGTCACCCAAGGGCCTCCCAGCCCACCCACCTACTCACACCCTGGGAAATGGGACCTGGGGGTCAGAGGTCATGCCTTGGGCAGGGACAGCCACGGGGAGAGGTGGCCAGCTGGTGTCCAGGGGCTGGTCATCTGGGCTGGGGACCAGTCCCATCCCGAGGCCCAGCCATCTGATGTCCCCCCAGGTCCCGGCAGAGGGCGGGGGTCCAGGCACACCCCCACTCCGTCAGAGAGAGCCGGTGCTGAGCTGCGTGCCCCACTGCTACGCCCAGGAGGTGAGCCGGCTGGCCGCCCTGCCAGCGGGCTCCTACACCGTGGTGCCCTCCACCTACCTGCCTGACGCCGAGGGCACCTTCACGCTGACCGTGGCCACCAGGATCGACAGGTGGGCCGCCCGCAGCCTGCCCCTCCTCCCAGGGCACTGCCTGCCCTGCCCGCCACTGAcccaccctcccctcctctcccctcctgcaggcGCTCCATTCACAGCCGTGAGCTGCTGGGCCAAGCCCTCCAGGAGGTAGGTGGGTGCCCCGTGAGCCCCAGGGTGCTGGGGGGACCGCCGCTGAGCCCGCCCTCCCCGCAGGCCTCCTTCTTGGCCGTGAGGAAGGTCTGAGCGGACGCCCACCCGGTGCCCACCCGGTGCTGCCGTCTTGATGCTCGGTGCTCCTGTCCCCACCCCTGGGGCCGCCTGCTGGACAACTGGAAGGACCCCCCCCCAGCCATGGGGTGcagccctacctccccacccccggactccaggggagcagggaggggcaggtcactcagggatgtgtgtgtgtgtccttcaccCCAAATAAACATGCTGCCTCCTGAGTCCTGAGCAGGTGTCTGAGCCCAGGCTGCTGACCGCACTGGGGGctctgccctgccccctgcccatcCTCTGCCCACCAGCAGGGGCACCCTGGGCCGCACTGCCCCACCTCCGGTCGCTGCAGGGGGCCGCCCCTCCTTTGCCCGCCAGCACCCCCATATGCCCAGCTTCTGGGTGAGCCCCACCTAGGGGTCCCCGTGGAGTATGTGCCCCCCAGCACCCTGTGTCCTTAGGGACCCTGGGGAGAAGTGTCTCACTGGAGCCTGTCAGAACCGTGACAAGTCATGGGGTCACAGGTCACAGGGTGGACCCCCCCCCAAGATCCAGGGGAGGAAGGGGCTGAGTGCTTCTCAGAGCTGCTCTgcagaggggggctgggcagggctcCCTGTCCCCTGTGGATCTGACCCTTGCCTGCCTGAGCCCCCAGATGGCCAGGAAGCTGCTTGCCCCTCTGTGCTTGGGGTCCTACCCCATGCATCACGGGAGTACCTTTGACCGGCCCCCCCAAGATAAACACCCCAAAGGTcatgctcccctgcctcccacctGAACAGGACACCCAGGGCCCAGGTACTGGAGGCCCTTCCTTAGCGGGGGGGAGGGGCTTGCTGGCTGCTCCCAGGAACTGGGCGGCTCCCTAGTGTCCCCACCACCTGGCCATACTGCCTCCCTGAGCCATgcccccctccagcccccagccccacttaTGGCCTGAGTGACTTCTCCGGCACGGCATCAGGACTGCTCCCGTATTTTCAGAGCTGCCCCTGGCCCAGGGTGGGTGCCTAGCAGGGCCCAGCCCTCCAGGCTGCCCGCCGGCCCCTCCCACCCCTCCGCCCTCCTGCAGACTTTGCCCTGACACCTGCCAGTGGGCTTCCCCATTCACTTCCTGCTGGGCCTCCCAGGCCCTGCCACAGCGGCCCGGCCCCCTGGCTAcccgccctccccccacccccgcctgggCAGCCCGGGGGCGCCAGCTTCTGGGTGAGTTCAGGCAggctgtctgtatgtctgtccacctgaggtcctgagtgtgCCAGTGCCCTAGAGACCAGCGGCAGAGTGGCTCTATTCCTGGGGCGCGTTGGGGACTGGGTGGCCTCCCCTGGGAGGGGCCTCGGGCTGTCTGGGCACCAGGGCACCAGACCAGGTGGCTCTGCGGTGGCCTCCACAGGGGGGCTGAGGGGGCCAGGTCCCTGCAGGCACTCCTGCCCCCCAAGTCCTGCAGCATGCCCCTGTTGGGACACATGCTCCCCCAGCACAAATGCACAcgtgcgcacgcacacacacatgcacaggcacagacagatgcacacacacaggcacacacacagacacacatgcacacacatacacatgcacacacatacatacatgcacacacaggtgcacacattCATGCAcagacatacacatgcacacagacacacatgcatacacaggcacacacattcatacacacatgcacacacagacacatgcacacacattcatgcacacacgcacacacacatgcacaggcacacacgcacgtgcacacacaggcacacacacacacatgcacacacacattcatgcacacacgcacacacccgcTCTTCCTACCTGGGCATGTGAAGCTGGCAGGTGGGAGGCTGTCTGGCTGAGGGCCATCCTTACATGTACCCGGCCCTCCTTTCCCAGGCTGAGCCCTCAGCTCTGTGCCTGGCCGAGCCCCCTGccagcctcccccctccctccccattgTCACACAGTGCTGGGCATATGTCAGGGACCAGGTACCCATCAGGACCGCATCCTGTTGCAGGAGGGTGCTGTCTGCATGGTCATCCCCTCATGGGGGGACAGGATTCCCAGGACAGCTCTGCCCAGAGTGCCCGCCTGGCCCTGCTTGGGGCCCACAGGGTGGTAATACCAGCAGGAACATAGACATCAGAGGACCCCAAGCCCTGAGGTTCTGGTGAGGGGCATTGTCCTCACAGTGGTCCTCTACACTCATCAGGCAGCCCCTTTCTGTGCCCCTGGCTGAGGGGGGGCATGAAGGGACTGGCCAGCCAGGCTGTGGAGGGGGCTCCGACACCCCAGGAAGGGGTGGGGTGTTGGAGCCGGGGGTGAAGGTGAGAGCGGGGCTTGGGGTGTCAGGGCAGCTCCCTGAAGGGCCAGGCGTGGTATGGGCGCGCAAGGGCAGCGTGGGGCATGCTGGGGCAGCGTGGGGCGTGCAGGGGCAGCGTGGGGTGTGCAGGGGCAGCGTGGGGCGTGCAGGGGCAGTGTGGGGCATGCAGGGGCAGCGTGGGGCGTTCAGGGGCAGCATGGGGCGTTCAGGGGCAGCGTGGGGCACACGGGCAACGTGGGGCATTCAGGGGCAGCGTGGGGTGTTCAGGGGCAGTGTGGGGTGTTCAGGGGCAGTGTGGGGCATACAGGGGCAGTGTGGGGCATGCAGGGGCAGCGTGGGGCGTTCAGGGGCAGCATGGGGCGTTCAGGGGCAGCGTGGGGCACACGGGCAACGTGGGGCATTCAGGGGCAGTGTGGGGTGCGCAGGGGCAGCGTGGGTGTTCAGGGGCAGCATGGGGCGTTCAGGGGCAGCGTGGGGCACACGGGCAACGTGGGGCATTCAGGGGCAGCATGGGGTGTTCAGGGACAGTGTGGGGTGCACAGGGGCAGCGTGGGGGCATTCAGGGGCAGCATGGGGCGTTCAGGGGCAGCGTGGGGCATGCAGGGGCAGTGTGGGGCACACAGGGGCAGCGTGGGGCACGCAGGGGCAGCGTGGGGCATTCAGGGGCAGCGTGGGGCACACAGGGGCAGCGTGGGGCGCGCAGGGGCAGCGTGGGGTGTGCTGGGGCAGGGCTGAGTGTCCTGCAGCAGAGCAGCTTTGATCCTGTCCACAGTGAACacaggggcggggccggggggggggtggACAGCCTCAGCAAGGGCCCCATCCTGCCCTAAGTGGCTGATCTGTGCCGTGGGCAGCCTGCCCCGGCCTCGTGAGATTCCCAGGAGCCAGCACCCCTGTAGCATCCCCGCAGCACCCTGCAGCTCCCAGTTCTGGGCTCCCACTAGGCCACTGCCCCAGACCAACCCATCCACAGGggccctgcacccccacccccaccccgctcccATGCCACAGGAGGGTGGTCAGGTCTCTCTGCCCACCTGTGTCCTGGCTCTGGGCTGGCATGCTGGGGGGCATAGAAGCCTGTCTCTGTGCTGTGGCTCAGTGAGCAGGACTGCGGGCTGGGTGTGAGGGAGTTGGCGTTCTACGTCCCTGTGCCTCAGGGCCTGGGGAGGTGCCAGTGATCTAGGGCTGGGGGGCTGTAGGGGTCAGGGAAGTAGGGGGTCAGGGGGCTGGGCAtcaagggactgggggctcaggcAGGCTGGGGGGACAGTGGGCAGGGAACTGGGGGTAGTGAGGCaggcttctgggggtgggggcagggtggcTAGGGCTTCAGGGACTGGGGAGTCGGGGCTGGGTAGCAgggaggcagggggctggggtggcTACGCTGAGGGTTCCGGGGGCCAGAGAGACATGAGATTGGGGATCAGGGAACTGGGTAGTTAGGGGACGGGGCTCAGGGTTGGGGGCTTGGGGTTTGGGGCTCAAGGGGGTTGGGAGGCTcagggggctgagggctgaggggctgagggggctGGGGGTTCCAGGGGCTGGGAGCTCAGGGTACTAGGGGTTCAGGGGCCTGGAGGCTTGGGGTTAGGGGCTTGGGGGTTGGGAGGCTCGGGGGGCTGAGGGCTCGGGGCTGGTGTTCTCAGGGCCTGGGGGTTTGGGGTTAGGGGCTCAGGGCAGTGGGTGGCTCAGGAGGCTGAGGGCTcatggagctgggggctgagggggctgggggctgagggggtcTGTAGCTGAGGGGTCTGTAgctgagggggctgggggctgagggggctgGTGCTGAGGGGGCTGTAGCTGAAGGGCCTGGggctgagggggctgggggctgagggggctgggggctgaggggtcTGTAGctgagggtgctgggggctgagagggctgggggctgagagggctggtggctgagggggctgggggctgagggggctgggggctgagggggctgggggctgaggggtcTGTAGctgagggtgctgggggctgagagggctgggggctgagagggctggtggctgagggggctgggggctgagggggctgggggctgagggggctgggggctgaggggtcTGTAgctgagggggctgggggctgagggggctgggggctgagagggctgggggctgagagggccgggggctgggggctgagggggctgggggctgagggggctgggggctgaggggtcTGTAgctgagggggctgggggctgagggggctgggggctgagagggctgggggctgagaggtctgggggctgggggctgagggggctgggggctgagggggctgggggcagagggGTCTGTAgctgagggggctgggggctaagggggctgggggctgagagggctgggggctgagggggctgggggatgagggggctgggggctgagggggctggtggctgagggggctgggggctgagggggctgggggctgagggggctgggggctgagggggctgGGGAGTTTGAGTTCTCATGTTCCTGAACTTCGGTttattgagtggtgaagcaggcagcAGTGCAATGTGACAGCCCTGCTTCTGGGGGCCAGGGGTGGGCTCACCGCCCCTCAGCAGGCCCCCTCACACCCTGCCTTCCTGCACACTCGGCTGGGGGCTCTGGCTCGGCACCCCCCATGTTCGGTGTGAGGAGAGCTGCTTGTGACAGCTGTGGGTTTGGCTTCCTGCCGCCTgacgggggcaggggaggggctcaCGTCATCTGGCCCCACGCGTGAGGAGCCCGCCGCACCCCTCTCCCTGTGTCAGGAGGAAGTGTTCCCAGCTGATGTGCGTTCTCCCGCAGCGTGGGGACACTTGGAGCTCCTCCTCTCAGGGTGCTGGCCAGGCTCGCCCTTAATACGAGCTGCCCTCACCCCCTGTGCCCCAACTGGAGGTCCCTGGCCAGGGAGGccaccctctgctccccatcCCCGGGACCATTCCAGGTGGGTCAGACTGTGGGGAGGCTCGGCCAGGGCTTGGGGTACCTGTCTGGCAGCGGGGAGCCCCTGCAGACTCGAGCCAGGGTGTGGCACCCTGCCCAGAGGGGGGATGGACCCCGGCAGGAAGGTAGCATCTGGGGACCCTTGCCCTGTCACATGACTGAGGTGCCAGGGGGAGTGGGCCTGCTGGGAGCTACGTCCTTGGGTTCCTGGGCACCCCCAGAGTCCTCAGCATCCTGGAGCCTTCTCTCCTGCCACAGAGCTCAGGGGACAGGGCTGGACTGGGCTCAGTGGAGCACAGGGTCTGAGGGGGCCTCTCTACGGGTATGAGTCCTCTCTGTGAGGTGCAGGGTGTGCGGGAGCTCTGTGGGTACAGGTTCTAGGGGCACAGGGTCTTGGGGGTCTCTGTGAGGAGGTGCAGGGTCTGGGAGGGCCTCCTCTTAGGGCCCCAGGAGTCAGCAACGGGCCAGATGCAGGAAGGGAGgctccctggaggaggaggagggccaggacaGCCACTAGAAGTGTCAGCACCTCCCTTTGGGGGAGCAGTCTGGGGAGCACTAGTAGGGAGGTTCCCCAGGGAGAGAAGAAGCCCCGGCTGGTAGTGGGGAGCTGCCCAGGGTGTGGGGGCGGGCCATGCAGCCCTGGCCCTGGAGGCGGCCTTCACAGGAAGAAACTGGATTTTTTGAGGTGAGGGTTAGTCCTGGTCccactgccctcgcctctccgcTGCCCAGCCTGTGTGTGAGGCTGAGTGGTGGGACTGGGGCAGGCCGGCTGCTTCCCAGATGAGCTTTCTATGAAAAGGGAACAGAAAGTATCTCTCACTTGGCCACAGACCTCCAGTTCCTGGGATGCCCTGGGGCCCCTCAGGGTCAGGGCTGGGCAGGAGGCACTGGCTGAAGGCGGGTCTACTCTGCTCACTTCCCTGCCCTGCGGGGCCAAGCCGTGAGTCACTGTGGAGCCAGGGGGCTTCCTGGGCTGGGGCTCCTGGAATCCAGCCCATGCCCACAGAGGGACTCAgacacctgccccccacccccacgaaTCCACTGGCAGACAACTGCCAGCCTGGTGTGAGAAAGACTGAACCAAtcatcccccacccctgccccaccctcccgtCATCCAGGcagcctctccccagcttccctgcccagaccCAGTGCCAGGTCACTTCCTCCATGCCTTGCCCTCCTGCCCCACCACCAGCCCCGGGTTTGGGTGATGGTGGTGGGTTTGGAGCCCATGTGCTGCTCACCACACCCAGACTTCCCTCTGCTGCCTGCATAATGGACCGGGCAAGGGGATGCAGGGGATGGCCAGAGCCTGGGAGGGCCTGGCATGCTGTGAAGACAGGCTGGGGGGCCACCTATGGGCCACCCTCCCAGCGAGTGCCTGGCTTGGCAACAGGCTGGGCGACCTCAGAGGTACCCAGGTCCCTCCAGACTCCTCCACATCCTAGTTCAGATGGGGGCACCTCTGCCTGCTGCCACTGGACCCAGGGGGTAGGGACAGACAGACCACTAGCCCTGTCCACCCTGCCTCCAGAAACCCCCCTCCCAATATGGGGTGGGGCTCAGGGAAACAGGCAGCTGGGCGGAAGTGGGCCAGGGTCTGGGAGGGGGTGATGCGGGGCCCTGCTGCATGATGGGGGtttgagcaccccccccccatgtttagCTGGAGTTACCCCACCACCAGGCATCAGGACCTGGGCATTCAGAGGCCAGCCCGGACAGTTCCCAGGATAGCTCAGGCCCAGCCCTTCTGcagccaggggtgggggtgccCTGCAggcaattatgtgtgtgtgtgggggggggtgggggacttgAAGGGCCACAGGGACAGGCTCTGGGATGGTGTCCAGATGTGGCATCTCGGTGAGAGCCTTGGGGGTAAGTGGTGAGTGTtggaggggagctggggactcactGTGGGTCCTAGACTCGGGTCCATGAGCCTGGCTGGAGGTGGGGGGTCTTCACCGTCCCCCTCCACGGGGGTACGGCAGGGCCCTGGTGAGAGGAGGACTTGGAGCAGCTCCTGGGtgccaggtgggcagggctgctcTCGAAGCCTCTGGCGGCTCCCGACTCCCTGAAGACCAAGTCTGGCCCCAGGGCCGAGGCAGAAGGCAGCCTTGTCTGCCCGTCTCTGGGTTCTGGAGGCTTCTCCTCTCCTGCCtgtggctggggggtgggggtgggggcctggcTCTGGGTCCTGGGGTGTCAGAGCCCAGCCCCAGTCTAGTGGGCAGTGCCCAGGAGCTTATccaggggaggaggggctggcatGGACAGGGGAAGGCCACCCAGGGCCACCCAGGGTGGGTGCTCAGGGCTGGActtgggacagagaaaaacttgGGCCTGACCTTTGGGCCTCAAGTCACCCAGGTGACCTCATCCAGGGGTGGAGGCTGGGTCCCTTGGCCTCGGCACCCAACGTCCAGTGGACAGTGTCCAGCGGGAAGCAGGTTTGGCTTAGAGGACTTGGAGTGAAGTCTCTGATGTCCTTAGGGTGGGAAGTGGGCTTGGAAAGTAGAGGGGGGTGGGCTTCCTTCctgctccctcttcctctctgcctcttctccACTCACACTTTCCTCACACCAGGCCCCATCCCAGGGCCCCCCATTCTCACCCCTGCCCCCCGGCATCCAGGACCCACCATCCTCATATCTGCCCCCCACCCTGGGCCCCCCATTCACACACCTGCCCCCCAGCATCCCAGGACCCCCATCCTCACACAAATCCCCCTATCCCAGGGCCCCCCATTCTCACCCCTGCCCCCCGGCATCCAGGACCCACCATCCTCATATCTGCCCCCCACCCTGGGCCCCCCATTCACACACCTGCCCCCCAGCATCCCAGGACCCCCACCCTCACACAAGTATCCCCCACCCCAGGACCCCCATCATCACATCTGCCCCCAGCATCCTGGGGACACCCCACCCTCATACCTGCCCCTCTCCCGTAGGTGCGGCCATGAACAGCAGCAATAGCAGCTGCCCGGCATGCTGGGCGTCCAGCCCTCCAGTGATTGTGCCCTACCTGGGCTGCCTGCTGGCGCTGGGGCTGCCCCTCAATGGGGCGGCGCTGTGGGTGCTGTGCCGGCGCCTGCGGGTGTGGACGGAGACCCGCGTGTACATGGCCAACCTGGCGCTGGCCGACCTGTGTCTGCTGTGCACGCTGCCCTTCTTCCTGCACTCCCTGCAGGAGCTGGGGGACACGGCCTTCTGCCGGCTGTCCCAGGGCGTCTACCTGGCCAACCGGTACATGAGCATCGGACTGACGGCGGCCATCGCCCTGGACCGCTACGTGGCCGTGCGCCACCCCCTGCGCGCCCGCGGGCTGCGCTCGCCCCGCCAGGCCCTGGCCgtgtgcctggggctctgggcgcTGGTGGCCGGCTCCCTGCTGGCCCGCGGGCTCCTGGCCTCTCACCGCGGTGGCTTCTGCTTCTCCAGCGGCGCCCCAGGGCCCTCGCCCACCGTGGCCTTCTCCCTGGTCGGCTTCTACCCGCCCCTGGCCGTGCTGGCCTTCTGCTCCCTGGGCGTGGTGGCAGGCCTGGTGCGCCGGCCTCCCGGGGACCCCGCGCAGGCCCGGGCCAGCTGCCGCGCGGCCCGCATGGTGCTGGCGCACCTGGCCGTCTTCCTCGTCTGCTTCCTGCCCCTGCACGCCGTGCTCACCGCCTGCCTGGCCCTGGGCACGCTGCCCTGCGGCATCCGCTGCGCCCTGGCCGCCACCGCCAAGCTCTCGGACGCCAAC
This portion of the Erinaceus europaeus chromosome 7, mEriEur2.1, whole genome shotgun sequence genome encodes:
- the GPR35 gene encoding G-protein coupled receptor 35; its protein translation is MNSSNSSCPACWASSPPVIVPYLGCLLALGLPLNGAALWVLCRRLRVWTETRVYMANLALADLCLLCTLPFFLHSLQELGDTAFCRLSQGVYLANRYMSIGLTAAIALDRYVAVRHPLRARGLRSPRQALAVCLGLWALVAGSLLARGLLASHRGGFCFSSGAPGPSPTVAFSLVGFYPPLAVLAFCSLGVVAGLVRRPPGDPAQARASCRAARMVLAHLAVFLVCFLPLHAVLTACLALGTLPCGIRCALAATAKLSDANCCLDAVSYYYMASDFRQAARPTPHRPSPQPTRDTLSVTVA